In Chlorogloeopsis sp. ULAP01, the following are encoded in one genomic region:
- the lnt gene encoding apolipoprotein N-acyltransferase, which translates to MRQKQSKKGQGEIRGRGDAETNRRGERSLRVMIVFASGILMGLTVAPVNAWFLAWFALAPLWVLVVSSAQRKNQSPPLSPSPHARCYNGGNLRNALAPLPLLSLAWGIAYHGMALSWITGIHPMTWMGVPWLASLGIALFCWIFITLWGAVLVTLWATCFSWIVSQEGRRQNAERSLIGGNLRSKLRRDRRNILNFPLMRVLIGTALWCGLEALWSAGPLWWSSISYTQSPHNLVILHLGQLAGPSAVTAAIVAVNGLIAEAWINRKDAKNSLCSSCPLWFVYLGSATTLLITLHLIGFSLYTRPLIQPPQAALQVGIIQGNIPNQIKLYPEGLRRAIAGYTSGYLTLADKGVDAVLTPEGALPFFQREIMRGSLVAAVQEKGIVAWIGGFGERGSSYTNSLFTVTGDGKIFSRYDKSKLVPIGEYVPFEEFLGSIISRLSPLDEHQVPGSPNQVFDTPFGRAIVGICYESAFSDLFRRQAAAGGQFILSPSNDAHYSASMPAQHHAQDIMRAIETDRWAVRATNTGYSAFVDPHGRTLWISGHNTYEIHAETIYRRQTQTLYVRWGDWLTPLLLVLAGGIWLVNLLI; encoded by the coding sequence ATGCGGCAGAAGCAGAGTAAAAAAGGACAGGGGGAAATAAGAGGACGCGGAGACGCGGAGACAAACAGACGCGGAGAAAGAAGTCTCCGCGTTATGATTGTCTTTGCAAGCGGTATTTTAATGGGGCTTACCGTTGCACCTGTAAACGCCTGGTTTCTAGCTTGGTTTGCCCTTGCTCCCTTGTGGGTGTTAGTTGTTAGTTCTGCACAAAGAAAAAACCAATCTCCTCCCCTCTCCCCCTCTCCCCACGCCAGGTGCTACAACGGAGGGAACCTCCGCAACGCACTGGCTCCTCTCCCCCTCCTTTCCCTTGCCTGGGGTATTGCTTATCACGGTATGGCCTTATCTTGGATTACGGGCATTCACCCGATGACGTGGATGGGGGTTCCTTGGTTGGCAAGCCTGGGAATTGCCCTTTTCTGCTGGATATTTATTACTCTTTGGGGAGCAGTATTAGTTACACTATGGGCTACTTGTTTCTCATGGATTGTGTCACAAGAAGGCAGAAGGCAGAATGCAGAGAGAAGTTTGATCGGAGGAAACCTCCGTTCAAAGCTTCGGAGAGACAGAAGGAATATTCTAAATTTTCCTCTCATGCGCGTTCTCATTGGCACAGCCCTTTGGTGCGGTTTAGAAGCGCTTTGGAGTGCCGGGCCATTGTGGTGGAGTTCTATTTCTTACACACAAAGTCCGCATAATCTTGTAATTTTACATCTTGGTCAACTTGCCGGGCCTAGTGCTGTCACAGCAGCAATTGTCGCAGTGAATGGCTTGATTGCAGAAGCTTGGATAAACCGCAAAGACGCGAAGAATTCTTTGTGTTCTTCGTGTCCTTTGTGGTTCGTTTATTTAGGATCTGCCACTACACTACTAATTACCTTGCACCTCATTGGTTTTAGCTTATACACTCGCCCTCTGATTCAACCGCCACAAGCAGCATTGCAAGTGGGGATTATTCAAGGCAACATTCCCAACCAAATCAAGCTTTACCCAGAAGGATTGCGTCGCGCGATCGCAGGCTACACTAGCGGATATCTGACTTTAGCAGATAAGGGTGTGGATGCAGTGCTAACGCCAGAAGGAGCTTTGCCTTTTTTTCAGCGTGAGATTATGCGTGGCTCTTTGGTAGCAGCAGTGCAAGAAAAAGGTATTGTGGCTTGGATTGGTGGCTTTGGAGAACGGGGAAGTAGCTATACAAATAGTTTATTTACTGTCACAGGTGACGGTAAGATTTTTAGCCGTTATGACAAGTCAAAGTTAGTACCAATTGGCGAATATGTCCCGTTTGAGGAATTCTTAGGCAGTATAATTAGTCGATTATCACCCCTAGATGAACATCAGGTTCCAGGTTCACCAAATCAAGTATTTGACACGCCTTTTGGTAGAGCGATCGTTGGTATTTGTTACGAATCTGCTTTTTCTGATTTATTCCGTCGTCAAGCTGCTGCGGGTGGACAGTTTATACTCAGTCCTTCTAACGATGCTCACTACAGCGCCTCCATGCCAGCCCAACATCATGCTCAAGATATCATGCGGGCAATTGAAACTGATAGGTGGGCGGTTCGAGCGACAAATACAGGGTATTCGGCTTTTGTAGATCCCCACGGCAGAACTTTGTGGATATCTGGACATAATACCTATGAAATTCATGCCGAGACAATTTACCGACGACAAACACAAACTTTGTACGTGCGTTGGGGTGACTGGCTGACACCATTACTATTGGTATTGGCTGGAGGAATTTGGTTAGTCAATTTGCTAATTTGA